The following proteins come from a genomic window of Gossypium raimondii isolate GPD5lz chromosome 5, ASM2569854v1, whole genome shotgun sequence:
- the LOC105765918 gene encoding transcription factor MYB36, with protein MGRAPCCDKANVKKGPWSPEEDTKLKAYIEQHGTGGNWIALPHKIGLKRCGKSCRLRWLNYLRPNIKHGGFSEEEDKIICSLYISIGSRWSIIAAQLPGRTDNDIKNYWNTRLKKKLLGKQRKEHQSRRGNSLKQDMKRSSASVGDSMVPADNINQIPYWPELPVLAAAAAPIPHSSQEHRIDSQASMRRLLIKLGGRFSEDDHVVNDGTTLHQFPNDLSTTDQDLYEQTVYVPSSSSSSPMDALSLSNNIGSQFVNSQFAIDGGNLPILQGQSTTFSSELQEMGYSSNPQRLDGMEFLYGEGMVDNRGVNPCESIGWGDTSSLVGPPCASEYGVMQQGMLQEYGFSEMRYPGGAQ; from the exons atgggGAGAGCTCCTTGTTGTGACAAAGCTAACGTCAAGAAAGGCCCATGGTCACCTGAAGAAGACACCAAGCTCAAGGCATACATCGAGCAGCATGGCACTGGCGGAAACTGGATCGCTTTGCCTCACaaaattg GCCTTAAGAGATGTGGGAAGAGCTGCCGCCTCAGATGGTTAAACTATCTCCGCCCAAATATTAAGCATGGAGGATTCTccgaagaagaagataaaattatttgcAGCCTCTATATCAGTATTGGGAGCAG GTGGTCTATTATTGCTGCACAATTACCGGGGAGGACTGATAACGATATAAAGAACTATTGGAACACAAGGCTTAAGAAGAAGCTTCTGGGCAAGCAACGCAAAGAGCATCAGTCTCGAAGAGGCAACAGCCTAAAGCAAGATATGAAGAGATCATCAGCTAGTGTGGGGGATTCCATGGTTCCTGCAGATAACATCAATCAAATCCCTTACTGGCCAGAGCTGCCTGTGCTGGCTGCGGCGGCGGCTCCCATACCGCACTCAAGTCAAGAACATCGCATTGACAGCCAAGCCTCGATGAGAAGATTACTAATCAAGCTTGGGGGAAGATTTTCTGAGGATGATCATGTGGTTAATGATGGGACAACTCTTCATCAGTTTCCTAATGATTTATCCACTACTGATCAGGATCTTTACGAGCAGACTGTCTATGtgccctcttcttcttcttcttctcccatGGATGCCTTGAGCTTAAGCAATAACATCGGTTCTCAGTTTGTGAACTCTCAGTTCGCCATAGATGGAGGGAATCTGCCCATTCTGCAAGGACAAAGCACTACTTTTTCATCAGAGCTCCAGGAAATGGGATATAGCAGCAACCCACAGAGATTAGATGGAATGGAGTTCTTATATGGGGAAGGCATGGTCGATAATAGAGGCGTGAATCCTTGTGAAAGCATTGGCTGGGGTGACACTAGCTCTCTGGTTGGCCCTCCTTGTGCTTCGGAATATGGAGTCATGCAACAAGGAATGCTTCAAGAATATGGTTTTAGTGAGATGAGGTACCCAGGAGGAGCGCAATAG
- the LOC105770382 gene encoding branched-chain-amino-acid aminotransferase 2, chloroplastic isoform X4 gives MVQGSSYICSLVQSLRSASFPSKLANYSGYTSRAASNSLRHPSTYSEDEYADVDWDKLGFGLTPTDYMYVMRCSKDDNFKEGRLSRYANIEISPSAGVLNYGQGIYEGTKANRTEDGRILLFRPDQNATRMMHGAERMCMPSPSIQQFVDAVKETVFANKRWIPPPGKGSLYVRPLLVGTGPILGLAPAPEYTFLVYASPVRNYFKEGTAPLNLYIDEEFVRASPGGAGGVKTITNYAPVLKAIARAKDRGFSDVLYLDAVNRKYLEEVSSCNIFIVKGNRISTPAISGTILQGITRKSILEIARDHGYQVEERAIPVDDLGDADEVFCTGTAVGVAPVGSITQRNRRIEFKTESSLVWKELYTTLVGLQTGRIEDKKGWTVEIH, from the exons ATGGTTCAAGGGAGTTCTTACATATGCAGCCTGGTTCAATCCTTACGGTCTGCTTCTTTTCCATCCAAG CTTGCAAATTACAGCGGCTATACATCTCGGGCAGCTTCTAATTCTCTCCGTCACCCATCTACTTACAG TGAGGATGAGTACGCGGATGTGGATTGGGATAAACTTGGATTTGGTTTGACACCTACTGATTACATGTACGTTATGAGATGTTCCAAAGACGATAATTTTAAAGAAGGACGACTTAGTCGCTACGCCAATATCGAAATAAGCCCCTCCGCAGGCGTCTTAAATTATGGCCAG GGCATATATGAAGGCACGAAAGCAAACAGGACAGAAGATGGACGGATTCTTCTATTCCGTCCAGACCAAAACGCGACTCGAATGATGCATGGGGCTGAAAGAATGTGCATGCCTTCACCTTCCATTCAACAGTTTGTCGATGCAGTGAAAGAAACTGTGTTTGCTAACAAGCGttgg ATTCCTCCTCCAGGAAAAGGGTCATTGTATGTTAGGCCTCTTCTTGTGGGAACAGGTCCTATTTTAGGTTTGGCACCTGCCCCTGAATATACATTCCTCGTTTATGCTTCTCCTGTCCGTAACTATTTCAAG GAGGGTACTGCACCTCTGAACTTATATATTGATGAAGAATTTGTTCGGGCTTCTCCTGGAGGAGCAGGAGGAGTCAAGACAATCACGAACTATGCTCCA GTTCTGAAAGCAATAGCCAGAGCAAAAGACAGAGGATTTTCCGATGTCCTATACCTTGATGCCGTGAATAGGAAATATCTGGAGGAGGTCTCAtcttgtaatatttttattgtgaag GGAAATCGTATCTCAACTCCTGCTATAAGTGGAACTATCCTTCAAGGGATAACTCGAAAAAGCATCCTTGAGATTGCTAGGGATCATGGTTACCAG GTTGAAGAACGGGCAATTCCAGTGGATGACCTGGGTGATGCTGATGAAGTTTTTTGCACTGGAACTGCTGTTGGAGTTGCTCCTGTAGGTAGCATTACACAGCGGAACAGAAG AATTGAATTCAAAACAGAGAGCAGCTTGGTCTGGAAAGAACTGTACACAACTCTGGTGGGACTGCAAACTGGTCGCATTGAGGATAAGAAAGGATGGACGGTGGAGATCCATTAA
- the LOC105770382 gene encoding branched-chain-amino-acid aminotransferase 2, chloroplastic isoform X3, with the protein MVQGSSYIRSLVQSLRSASSFPSKLANYSGYTSRAASNSLRHPSTYSEDEYADVDWDKLGFGLTPTDYMYVMRCSKDDNFKEGRLSRYANIEISPSAGVLNYGQGIYEGTKANRTEDGRILLFRPDQNATRMMHGAERMCMPSPSIQQFVDAVKETVFANKRWIPPPGKGSLYVRPLLVGTGPILGLAPAPEYTFLVYASPVRNYFKEGTAPLNLYIDEEFVRASPGGAGGVKTITNYAPVLKAIARAKDRGFSDVLYLDAVNRKYLEEVSSCNIFIVKGNRISTPAISGTILQGITRKSILEIARDHGYQVEERAIPVDDLGDADEVFCTGTAVGVAPVGSITQRNRRIEFKTESSLVWKELYTTLVGLQTGRIEDKKGWTVEIH; encoded by the exons ATGGTTCAAGGGAGTTCTTACATACGCAGCCTGGTTCAATCCTTACGGTCTGCTAGTTCTTTTCCATCCAAG CTTGCAAATTACAGCGGCTATACATCTCGGGCTGCTTCTAATTCTCTCCGTCACCCATCTACTTACAG TGAGGATGAGTACGCGGATGTGGATTGGGATAAACTTGGATTTGGTTTGACACCTACTGATTACATGTACGTTATGAGATGTTCCAAAGACGATAATTTTAAAGAAGGACGACTTAGTCGCTACGCCAATATCGAAATAAGCCCCTCCGCAGGCGTCTTAAATTATGGCCAG GGCATATATGAAGGCACGAAAGCAAACAGGACAGAAGATGGACGGATTCTTCTATTCCGTCCAGACCAAAACGCGACTCGAATGATGCATGGGGCTGAAAGAATGTGCATGCCTTCACCTTCCATTCAACAGTTTGTCGATGCAGTGAAAGAAACTGTGTTTGCTAACAAGCGttgg ATTCCTCCTCCAGGAAAAGGGTCATTGTATGTTAGGCCTCTTCTTGTGGGAACAGGTCCTATTTTAGGTTTGGCACCTGCCCCTGAATATACATTCCTCGTTTATGCTTCTCCTGTCCGTAACTATTTCAAG GAGGGTACTGCACCTCTGAACTTATATATTGATGAAGAATTTGTTCGGGCTTCTCCTGGAGGAGCAGGAGGAGTCAAGACAATCACGAACTATGCTCCA GTTCTGAAAGCAATAGCCAGAGCAAAAGACAGAGGATTTTCCGATGTCCTATACCTTGATGCCGTGAATAGGAAATATCTGGAGGAGGTCTCAtcttgtaatatttttattgtgaag GGAAATCGTATCTCAACTCCTGCTATAAGTGGAACTATCCTTCAAGGGATAACTCGAAAAAGCATCCTTGAGATTGCTAGGGATCATGGTTACCAG GTTGAAGAACGGGCAATTCCAGTGGATGACCTGGGTGATGCTGATGAAGTTTTTTGCACTGGAACTGCTGTTGGAGTTGCTCCTGTAGGTAGCATTACACAGCGGAACAGAAG AATTGAATTCAAAACAGAGAGCAGCTTGGTCTGGAAAGAACTGTACACAACTCTGGTGGGACTGCAAACTGGTCGCATTGAGGATAAGAAAGGATGGACGGTGGAGATCCATTAA
- the LOC105771070 gene encoding homeobox-leucine zipper protein HAT22-like, translating to MGLDDICNTGLCLGLGIGCLVKQENISQSDHHQQKKKKPFLKHDQLFPSLSLGPSHDVHGHGESIDLHQRQASSLSLSAVSSFSNSSVKRERDFGGEEVELERVCSRVSDEDEEGSPRKKLRLTKEQSAVLEDSFKEHSTLNPKQKQGLAEQLNLRPRQVEVWFQNRRARTKLKQTEVDCELLKKCCETLKEENKRLHKELQELKSLKLTASYYMHLPAATLTLCPSCERVDNGGEAPSTSSPFTMGKKSHFFSSYTHPSAAC from the exons ATGGGACTCGACGATATCTGCAACACTGGCCTTTGCCTTGGTCTAGGCATAGGCTGCCTTGTTAAGCAAGAAAACATTTCCCAATCGGATCATCAccaacaaaagaagaagaaaccgTTCCTCAAACACGATCAGCTTTTTCCATCTCTTTCCTTAGGCCCATCTCATGACGTGCATGGCCATGGCGAGTCCATTGATTTGCACCAACGTCAAGCCTCTTCCCTCAGTCTCAGTGCAGTGTCTTCGTTTTCCAACTCCAGCGTTAAGAGGGAGAGGGATTTCGGTGGTGAAGAGGTGGAGTTGGAGAGGGTTTGTTCGAGGGTCAGTGATGAAGATGAAGAGGGCAGCCCCAGAAAGAAACTTAGGCTCACCAAAGAACAATCCGCCGTTTTAGAAGACAGCTTCAAAGAACACAGCACTCTAAACCCA AAACAAAAGCAAGGTTTAGCCGAACAGCTGAATCTAAGGCCACGCCAAGTGGAAGTATGGTTCCAGAATAGAAGAGCCAG GACAAAGCTGAAACAGACTGAAGTGGATTGTGAGTTATTGAAGAAATGCTGTGAAACACTAAAAGAAGAGAACAAGAGGCTTCACAAGGAACTGCAAGAGCTTAAATCATTGAAACTAACAGCATCGTATTATATGCATCTGCCGGCAGCCACCCTCACCTTGTGCCCTTCTTGTGAAAGGGTCGACAATGGGGGTGAAGCCCCTTCGACGTCGAGCCCTTTTACGATGGGGAAGAAATCTCACTTCTTCAGTTCCTACACTCACCCATCTGCAGCCTGCTAG
- the LOC105770382 gene encoding branched-chain-amino-acid aminotransferase 2, chloroplastic isoform X1, with translation MVQGSSYICSLVQSLRSASFPSKLANYSGYTSRAASNSLRHPSTYSNKIQFENSEDEYADVDWDKLGFGLTPTDYMYVMRCSKDDNFKEGRLSRYANIEISPSAGVLNYGQGIYEGTKANRTEDGRILLFRPDQNATRMMHGAERMCMPSPSIQQFVDAVKETVFANKRWIPPPGKGSLYVRPLLVGTGPILGLAPAPEYTFLVYASPVRNYFKEGTAPLNLYIDEEFVRASPGGAGGVKTITNYAPVLKAIARAKDRGFSDVLYLDAVNRKYLEEVSSCNIFIVKGNRISTPAISGTILQGITRKSILEIARDHGYQVEERAIPVDDLGDADEVFCTGTAVGVAPVGSITQRNRRIEFKTESSLVWKELYTTLVGLQTGRIEDKKGWTVEIH, from the exons ATGGTTCAAGGGAGTTCTTACATATGCAGCCTGGTTCAATCCTTACGGTCTGCTTCTTTTCCATCCAAG CTTGCAAATTACAGCGGCTATACATCTCGGGCAGCTTCTAATTCTCTCCGTCACCCATCTACTTACAG taataaaatccaattTGAAAATAGTGAGGATGAGTACGCGGATGTGGATTGGGATAAACTTGGATTTGGTTTGACACCTACTGATTACATGTACGTTATGAGATGTTCCAAAGACGATAATTTTAAAGAAGGACGACTTAGTCGCTACGCCAATATCGAAATAAGCCCCTCCGCAGGCGTCTTAAATTATGGCCAG GGCATATATGAAGGCACGAAAGCAAACAGGACAGAAGATGGACGGATTCTTCTATTCCGTCCAGACCAAAACGCGACTCGAATGATGCATGGGGCTGAAAGAATGTGCATGCCTTCACCTTCCATTCAACAGTTTGTCGATGCAGTGAAAGAAACTGTGTTTGCTAACAAGCGttgg ATTCCTCCTCCAGGAAAAGGGTCATTGTATGTTAGGCCTCTTCTTGTGGGAACAGGTCCTATTTTAGGTTTGGCACCTGCCCCTGAATATACATTCCTCGTTTATGCTTCTCCTGTCCGTAACTATTTCAAG GAGGGTACTGCACCTCTGAACTTATATATTGATGAAGAATTTGTTCGGGCTTCTCCTGGAGGAGCAGGAGGAGTCAAGACAATCACGAACTATGCTCCA GTTCTGAAAGCAATAGCCAGAGCAAAAGACAGAGGATTTTCCGATGTCCTATACCTTGATGCCGTGAATAGGAAATATCTGGAGGAGGTCTCAtcttgtaatatttttattgtgaag GGAAATCGTATCTCAACTCCTGCTATAAGTGGAACTATCCTTCAAGGGATAACTCGAAAAAGCATCCTTGAGATTGCTAGGGATCATGGTTACCAG GTTGAAGAACGGGCAATTCCAGTGGATGACCTGGGTGATGCTGATGAAGTTTTTTGCACTGGAACTGCTGTTGGAGTTGCTCCTGTAGGTAGCATTACACAGCGGAACAGAAG AATTGAATTCAAAACAGAGAGCAGCTTGGTCTGGAAAGAACTGTACACAACTCTGGTGGGACTGCAAACTGGTCGCATTGAGGATAAGAAAGGATGGACGGTGGAGATCCATTAA
- the LOC105770382 gene encoding branched-chain-amino-acid aminotransferase 2, chloroplastic isoform X2 — MVQGSSYIRSLVQSLRSASSFPSKLANYSGYTSRAASNSLRHPSTYSEDEYADVDWDKLGFGLTPTDYMYVMRCSKDDNFKEGRLSRYANIEISPSAGVLNYGQGIYEGTKANRTEDGRILLFRPDQNATRMMHGAERMCMPSPSIQQFVDAVKETVFANKRWIPPPGKGSLYVRPLLVGTGPILGLAPAPEYTFLVYASPVRNYFKEGTAPLNLYIDEEFVRASPGGAGGVKTITNYAPVLKAIARAKDRGFSDVLYLDAVNRKYLEEVSSCNIFIVKGNRISTPAISGTILQGITRKSILEIARDHGYQVEERAIPVDDLGDADEVFCTGTAVGVAPVGSITQRNRRIEFKTESSLVWKELYTTLVGLQTGRIEDKKGWTVEIH; from the exons ATGGTTCAAGGGAGTTCTTACATACGCAGCCTGGTTCAATCCTTACGGTCTGCTAGTTCTTTTCCATCCAAG CTTGCAAATTACAGCGGCTATACATCTCGGGCAGCTTCTAATTCTCTCCGTCACCCATCTACTTACAG TGAGGATGAGTACGCGGATGTGGATTGGGATAAACTTGGATTTGGTTTGACACCTACTGATTACATGTACGTTATGAGATGTTCCAAAGACGATAATTTTAAAGAAGGACGACTTAGTCGCTACGCCAATATCGAAATAAGCCCCTCCGCAGGCGTCTTAAATTATGGCCAG GGCATATATGAAGGCACGAAAGCAAACAGGACAGAAGATGGACGGATTCTTCTATTCCGTCCAGACCAAAACGCGACTCGAATGATGCATGGGGCTGAAAGAATGTGCATGCCTTCACCTTCCATTCAACAGTTTGTCGATGCAGTGAAAGAAACTGTGTTTGCTAACAAGCGttgg ATTCCTCCTCCAGGAAAAGGGTCATTGTATGTTAGGCCTCTTCTTGTGGGAACAGGTCCTATTTTAGGTTTGGCACCTGCCCCTGAATATACATTCCTCGTTTATGCTTCTCCTGTCCGTAACTATTTCAAG GAGGGTACTGCACCTCTGAACTTATATATTGATGAAGAATTTGTTCGGGCTTCTCCTGGAGGAGCAGGAGGAGTCAAGACAATCACGAACTATGCTCCA GTTCTGAAAGCAATAGCCAGAGCAAAAGACAGAGGATTTTCCGATGTCCTATACCTTGATGCCGTGAATAGGAAATATCTGGAGGAGGTCTCAtcttgtaatatttttattgtgaag GGAAATCGTATCTCAACTCCTGCTATAAGTGGAACTATCCTTCAAGGGATAACTCGAAAAAGCATCCTTGAGATTGCTAGGGATCATGGTTACCAG GTTGAAGAACGGGCAATTCCAGTGGATGACCTGGGTGATGCTGATGAAGTTTTTTGCACTGGAACTGCTGTTGGAGTTGCTCCTGTAGGTAGCATTACACAGCGGAACAGAAG AATTGAATTCAAAACAGAGAGCAGCTTGGTCTGGAAAGAACTGTACACAACTCTGGTGGGACTGCAAACTGGTCGCATTGAGGATAAGAAAGGATGGACGGTGGAGATCCATTAA